A genomic window from Silene latifolia isolate original U9 population chromosome 11, ASM4854445v1, whole genome shotgun sequence includes:
- the LOC141614721 gene encoding uncharacterized protein LOC141614721, translating into MVGSVGSLYKSVESLSSEFFLANLDKDVVLKPQFEINVPLLELNEVPPQTIPKIYVCECDNEYASHDPSVKCPSCRRRIDCEATYVMPKDAGNINTATRRSGINGYVKEVVTYMVTDNLEVKPLSTISVITLMNKFNVKDVSELVEKEVQVGFTEGLAILKASFEVTNSVLTTLFLDKKKAYKANKVLFAEAGKEFVDFLFHILSLPVGTVVKLLNVNGMVGSVGSLYKSVESLSSDYFLADVDKDVVLKPRVASSYKLRSELCYAAE; encoded by the exons ATGGTTGGGTCAGTTGGATCTCTTTATAAGAGTGTCGAGTCTCTTAGCTCAGAATTCTTTCTGGCCAATCTCGATAAAGATGTCGTGTTGAAACCGCAATTTGAGATTAATGTTCCGTTGTTGGAACTTAATGAAGTCCCGCCTCAGACCATCCCTAAGATTTATGTGTGCGAGTGTGATAATGAATACGCGAGTCATGACCCTTCCGTGAAATGTCCAAGTTGTAGGCGTAGAATAGACTGCGAAGCCACCTATGTTATGCCAAAGGATGCCGGGAATATTAATACCGCGACAAGGAGAAGTGGAATTAATGGATATGTGAAGGAGGTGGTTACATACATGGTGACGGATAATCTAGAGGTGAAACCTCTGTCTACCATCTCGGTCATTACCCTCATGAATAAGTTCAATGTCAAGGATGTTTCTGAGCTCGTTGAGAAAGAGGTTCAAGTCGGTTTTACTGAg GGATTGGCGATCCTGAAAGCGTCATTTGAGGTCACCAATTCAGTGCTGACTACTCTCTTCCTCGACAAGAAGAAGGCCTA TAAGGCTAACAAAGTTCTGTTCGCGGAAGCCGGAAAAGAGTTTGTGGATTTCCTCTTCCATATACTGTCACTGCCAGTCGGAACTGTGGTTAAGCTCTTGAATGTGAATGGCATGGTTGGGTCAGTTGGATCTCTTTATAAGAGTGTCGAGTCTCTTAGCTCTGATTACTTTCTGGCCGATGTCGATAAAGATGTTGTGCTGAAACCGAGAGTAGCG TCGTCTTATAAACTACGAAGTGAACTATGTTATGCCGCAGAATGA